The Onychomys torridus chromosome 4, mOncTor1.1, whole genome shotgun sequence genome includes a window with the following:
- the LOC118582505 gene encoding olfactory receptor 8K3-like, whose amino-acid sequence MGKDNLTVVTEFILMGVTDHTELQAPLFGLFLIIYLISLMGNLGMIILTTVDPRLQTPMYFFLKHLAITDLGYSTSVGPKMLVNFVVDENTISFNLCATQLAFFLVFIVSELFILSAMSYDRYVAICKPLLYTVIMSQRVCWVLVAIPYLYCTFVSLLVTIKIFTLSFCGYNVIRHFYCDSLPLLSLLCSDTHEVELIILILAAFDLISSLMIVLVSYLLILIAILKMNSAEGRQKAFSTCGSHLTVVIVFYGTLIFMYVQPNSSHSFDTDKVASIFYTLVIPMLNPLIYSLRNKDVKYALQRTLNNLCKLFSLGFHKI is encoded by the coding sequence ATGGGGAAAGACAACCTTACAGTGGTGACTGAATTCATTCTGATGGGTGTCACAGACCACACTGAGCTTCAGGCCCCATTGTTTGGACTCTTCCTCATTATCTATCTGATCTCACTGATGGGCAACTTGGGCATGATCATCCTCACCACAGTGGACCCCAGGCTGCAAACACCCATGTACTTCTTTCTCAAACACCTGGCTATCACAGATCTTGGTTACTCTACATCTGTGGGACCTAAAATGTTAGTGAATTTTGTTGTGGATGAAAATACAATATCATTTAATCTTTGTGCTACACAGCTagctttctttcttgtgttcatTGTTAGTGAGCTTTTTATTCTGTCTGCAAtgtcctatgaccgctatgtagcCATCTGTAAGCCTCTGCTTTATACTGTCATCATGTCACAAAGGGTATGTTGGGTACTAGTGGCAATACCTTATCTCTACTGCACATTTGTTTCTCTTCTAGTCACAATTAAGATTTTCACTTTGTCTTTCTGTGGTTACAATGTCATCAGACATTTCTACTGTGACAGTCTCCCCTTGTTATCCCTGCTGTGCTCAGATACACATGAAGTTGAACTGATAATTCTAATTTTAGCAGCCTTTGATTTGATTTCCTCTCTTATGATTGTCCTTGTTTCTTATCTGCTAATCCTCATAGCTATTCTGAAGATGAACTCTGCTGAGGGCAGGCAGAAGGCTTTCTCCACTTGCGGGTCACACCTGACAGTGGTCATCGTCTTCTATGGGACTTtgatatttatgtatgtgcagcCCAATTCCAGCCACTCCTTTGACACAGATAAAGTGGCATCCATATTCTATACCTTGGTTATCCCTATGTTGAATCCCTTGATCTACAGTTTGAGGAACAAAGATGTAAAATATGCCCTGCAAAGAACATTGAATAATTTgtgcaaattattttctttaggttttcataaaatataa
- the LOC118582782 gene encoding olfactory receptor 8J3 — translation MAPRNLSHVTEFILVGVSDRPELQVPLFFVFLVIYMLTAAGNLGIITLTTVDSRLQTPMYFFLRHLAVINFGNSTVIAPKMLFNFLVSKKTTLYYECATQLGGFLIFIVAEIFMLAVMAYDRYVAICNPLLYMVVVSRQVCLLLVSLTYLYGFCTAIVVSSCVFSVSYCSSNKINHFYCDNVPLLALSCSDTHLPETVVFISAATNLFFSMSIVLVSYFNIVLSILRIRSSEGRKKAFSTCASHMMAVTVFYGTLLFMYLQPQTNHSLDTDKMASVFYTLVIPMLNPMIYSLRNKDVKDALKRFMTNPCNSFKSM, via the coding sequence ATGGCTCCTAGAAATTTATCTCATGTCACTGAGTTCATTCTTGTTGGTGTCTCTGATCGTCCAGAACTACAGGTACCACTTTTTTTTGTCTTCCTGGTCATCTACATGCTGACGGCAGCAGGAAACCTGGGCATCATCACCCTCACCACCGTGGACTCACGACTTCAAactcccatgtacttcttcctcagacACCTGGCTGTCATCAACTTTGGCAACTCCACTGTCATTGCACCTAAAATGCTGTTCAACTTCTTAGTCAGTAAGAAAACCACCTTATACTATGAATGTGCCACCCAGCTGGGAGGATTCCTGATTTTCATTGTAGCAGAGATCTTCATGCTGGCtgtgatggcctatgaccgctatgtggccatctgcaatcCCCTGCTCTACATGGTGGTGGTATCTCGGCAGGTCTGCCTTTTGCTGGTGTCCCTCACATACTTGTATGGCTTTTGCACAGCCATTGTTGTTTCATCTTGTGTGTTCTCTGTGTCTTATTGCTCCTCCAATAAAATCAACCACTTTTACTGTGATAATGTCCCTCTGTTAGCACTGTCTTGTTCTGACACCCACCTTCCAGAAACTGTAGTCTTTATATCTGCAGCTACAAACTTGTTTTTTTCCATGAGTATAGTTCTAGTGTCTTATTTCAACATTGTGTTGTCTATCTTAAGGATCCGTTcatcagaaggaaggaaaaaagcctTTTCCACCTGTGCTTCACATATGATGGCTGTCACAGTTTTCTATGGGACActgttatttatgtatttgcagCCTCAAACTAACCATTCACTAGATACTGATAAGATGGCCTCTGTATTTTATACACTGGTGATCCCAATGCTGAACCCCATGATCTATAGCCTGAGGAACAAGGACGTGAAGGATGCTTTAAAGAGATTCATGACAAATCCATGTAATTCTTTCAAAtcaatgtaa
- the LOC118582609 gene encoding olfactory receptor 8K1 — MEKLNHTAKIQVTEFILLGLTTSPGLKAPLFGIFLIIYLVTLMGNLGMVILTHFDSKLHTPMYFFLRHLSITDLGYSTVIGPKMMANFVTQQNTISYTGCAVQLTFFEIFIITELFILSAMAYDRYVAICKPLLYVIIMAGKVRWALVLVPYLYSIFVSLLLTVKLFTLSFCGSNIISYFYCDCVPLISLLCSDTHELELIILIFSGCNLLSSLLIVLISYVFIFVAILRMNSKEGRSKAFSTCSSHLTVVVVFYGTLLFIYLQPKSSHTFDIDKMASVFYTLVIPMLNPLIYSLRNKEVKEALQRTFTHGFRIPT; from the coding sequence ATGGAGAAACTCAACCACACTGCAAAGATCCAAGTTACTGAGTTTATTCTCTTGGGACTCACCACCAGTCCTGGCCTCAAAGCACCACTCTTTGgaatatttttaatcatataCTTGGTCACACTGATGGGAAATCTGGGCATGGTTATTCTGACTCATTTTGACTCTAAACTACATACCCCTATGTACTTTTTCCTGAGACATTTATCAATCACTGATCTTGGTTACTCCACAGTTATTGGTCCAAAAATGATGGCAAACTTTGTAACGCAGCAAAATACTATTTCTTACACTGGGTGTGCTGTACAGCTGacattctttgagattttcatcATCACTGAACTATTTATCCTCTCAGCCATGGCCTATGATCGCTATGTAGCCATCTGCAAACCTCTTCTCTATGTGATCATAATGGCAGGGAAGGTGCGCTGGGCACTGGTACTGGTACCCTATCTCTACAGCATCTTTGTGTCACTACTTCTCACAGTTAAGTTATTTACACTGTCCTTCTGTGGCTCTAACATAATCAGTTATTTTTACTGTGACTGTGTCCCTCTGATATCTCTGCTCTGTTCTGACACACATGAATTAGAACTGatcatcttaattttctcaggctGTAATTTACTCTCCTCCCTCTTGATTGTTCTCATATCTTATGTGTTCATTTTTGTGGCAATTCTCAGGATGAACTCAAAGGAGGGGAGGTCCAAAGCCTTTTCCACATGCAGCTCTCATCTGACGGTAGTGGTTGTATTCTATGGAACACTGCTGTTTATTTACCTTCAACCCAAATCCAGCCACACTTTTGATATTGATAAAATGGCCTCTGTGTTTTATACACTAGTCATTCCTATGCTCAATCCATTGATCTACAGtctaagaaataaagaagtaaaagagGCCCTTCAGAGAACTTTTACTCATGGATTCAGAATCCCCACTTAA